The following are encoded together in the Juglans microcarpa x Juglans regia isolate MS1-56 chromosome 2D, Jm3101_v1.0, whole genome shotgun sequence genome:
- the LOC121250503 gene encoding LOW QUALITY PROTEIN: 30S ribosomal protein S21, chloroplastic (The sequence of the model RefSeq protein was modified relative to this genomic sequence to represent the inferred CDS: deleted 2 bases in 1 codon) — translation MATSSSSLCNFLSFLFPSKSPPQLTHFRTQKPGDGPVSLVSQEGPLSSSLASVICPTLAYANTLYFKSAYNVQVVVDDNEPEERERLLNRFRREVMRAGVIQECKRRRFFENKQDEKKRRTREAAKSNKRRRPQLRAPPQEKQEAKTNKKEDDDDEDNWDLPEEGDIP, via the exons ATGGCTACCTCATCCTCTTCTCTATGTAACTTCCTCTCTTTCCTATTCCCCTCAAAATCACCACCCCAGCTCACTCATTTTCGGACCCAGAAACCCGGAGACGGGCCGGTCTCACTCGTGTCCCAAGAGGGcccactttcttcttctttggccTCTGTGATATGTCCCACTCTGGCCTATGCCAACACCCTCTACTTTAAATCTGCGTACAATGTGCAGGTGGTAGTGGATGACAACGAGCCAGAGGAGAGG GAGAGGCTACTTAATCGGTTTCGCAGGGAGGTCATGAGGGCCGGAGTTATTCAAGAGTGTAAGCGCAGGAGGTTCTTCGAAAACAAGCAGGACGAGAAGAAGCGCAGGACACGGGAGGCCGCTAAAAGCAACAAAAGGAG GCGCCCCCAATTGAGAGCTCCACCGCAGGAAAAGCAGGAAGCCAAGACAAACAagaaggaagatgatgatgatgaagataaCTGGGATCTTCCTGAAGAAGGAGACATTCCCTAA